The following proteins come from a genomic window of Megalops cyprinoides isolate fMegCyp1 chromosome 6, fMegCyp1.pri, whole genome shotgun sequence:
- the LOC118779572 gene encoding deoxyribonuclease gamma-like gives MYSSVFLLALCFCGALSLKICSFNIQSFGESKISKPDVLEVIIQCIVRCDITLVMEIKDAREVAFPQLVTHLNSKFRGRNKEYDYVISERLGRKSYKEQYGFIYRRRLVSVKAVHQYPDTQTEDEDVFSREPFVVWFSSPKTAVKDFVIIPIHTTPETAVREIDGLYDVFQDIRQQWTAENFIIMGDFNAACGYVPKKQWSSIRLRSDRSLLWLIEDRTDTTVKESTSCAYDRIVLHGEKMIQAVNRASLEVFDFKMAYGLTEQQALAVSDHFPVAFTVNTARRNGRGSN, from the exons ATgtattcttctgtttttctgctggcCCTGTGCTTCTGTGGGGCATTATCACTGAAAATATGTTCCTTTAACATACAGTCCTTTGGAGAGAGCAAGATTTCCAAGCCAGATGTACTGGAAGTGATTATACAG TGCATTGTACGATGTGACATCACACTTGTGATGGAAATAAAGGACGCCCGAGAAGTAGCTTTCCCCCAGCTGGTAACACACCTGAACAG CAAATTCAGGGGCAGGAACAAGGAATACGATTATGTCATCAGTGAGAGGCTGGGGAGGAAGTCATATAAGGAGCAGTATGGCTTTATCTACAG ACGCAGGCTGGTGTCTGTGAAGGCCGTGCACCAGTACCCAGACACGCAGACTGAAGATGAAGACGTGTTTTCCCGTGAGCCCTTCGTAGTGTGGTTCTCATCTCCCAAAACGG CTGTTAAGGACTTTGTGATAATTCCCATCCACACAACTCCGGAGACGGCAGTACGGGAGATAGATGGGCTCTATGACGTCTTTCAAGACATCAGACAGCAATGGACAGCAGAG AACTTCATCATCATGGGGGACTTCAATGCGGCCTGCGGTTACGTGCCTAAGAAGCAGTGGAGCAGCATCCGGCTGAGGTCGGACCGCAGCCTCCTCTGGTTGATCGAAGACAGGACGGACACCACAGTGAAGGAGTCCACCAGCTGCGCTTACGACAG GATCGTTCTGCACGGAGAGAAGATGATCCAGGCTGTCAACCGTGCCTCGCTGGAAGTCTTTGACTTCAAAATGGCCTACGGACTCACAGAGCAACAG GCCTTGGCAGTGAGCGATCATTTCCCAGTGGCCTTCACTGTCAACACAGCCCGGAGGAACGGTAGAGGCAGTAATTAA
- the LOC118778686 gene encoding protein ATP6V1FNB translates to MRNLLTTQNQNCYRELIEKEAYTRMAWKVKYGKDYPIRYPSRTAKTQGPPKLAAPKTVLPPVVKTVEKKKEAPPVPMERTLSEAPLMRPVTPQTKDVLYQGFSKEGKGRHLYLQRRTQKDPEQKFDYPLLSSWEYGWRLGDYEREYRSPANGRSGIVRNTFYARNGIFHFPSATDRLG, encoded by the exons ATGAGGAACCTGCTCACCACTCAGAATCAGAACTGTTACCGCGAGCTGATTGAGAAGGAGGCCTACACCCGCATGGCATGGAAAGTGAAATATGGAAAAGACTACCCCATCCGCTACCCCTCTAGGACGGCAAAGACCCAGGGGCCCCCAAAACTGGCTGCCCCAAAGACAGTCCTGCCCCCTGTGGTGAAGACCgtagagaagaaaaaagaggcCCCGCCGGTCCCGATGGAGCGGACCCTCAGTGAGGCTCCCCTGATGAGACCTGTCACACCCCAGACCAAGGACGTACTGTACCAGGGCTTCTCCAAGGAGGGGAAGGGGCGACACCTCTATTTGCAGAGGCGCACACAGAAAGATCCAGAGCAGAAGTTTGACTATCCACTGCTGTCGTCCTGGGAGTACGGGTGGAGACTTG GTGACTATGAGAGGGAGTACAGATCCCCTGCCAATGGAAGATCAGGAATTGTAAGGAACACATTTTATGCCAGGaatggaatatttcattttccctctgcAACTGATCGACTAGGGTAA